In a genomic window of Sutcliffiella sp. FSL R7-0096:
- the tatC gene encoding twin-arginine translocase subunit TatC → MENSDFRLVDHLEELRGRIIYVLAVFVLTLIGAFVFVNDIYAFLVKDLPEKLAVLGPGDILWVYFNIASVFALAITIPFAAYQIWLFVRPALSKKERKVTLAYIPALFLFFLSGISFGYFILFPIILKFLVSLADGIFEVFYTTEKYFQFLIQMTLPFGFLFEIPVVIMFLTSLGIITPYILKKFRKYAYFFLIVISVLITPPDFLSDILVIIPLILLYECSITFSKIVWKRRESKIREAGNIQV, encoded by the coding sequence TTGGAAAACAGTGATTTTCGGCTCGTTGATCACTTGGAGGAGCTCAGGGGCAGAATTATCTATGTTCTAGCTGTATTTGTTCTGACATTGATTGGAGCATTTGTATTTGTAAATGATATCTATGCGTTTCTTGTAAAAGACCTCCCGGAAAAGCTTGCTGTCTTGGGTCCGGGTGACATTTTGTGGGTTTATTTTAATATTGCAAGTGTGTTTGCCCTTGCCATCACTATTCCTTTTGCAGCTTATCAAATTTGGCTCTTTGTGCGTCCTGCGCTTAGTAAAAAAGAAAGAAAAGTGACTCTGGCTTATATTCCTGCTTTATTTCTTTTTTTCCTATCAGGTATAAGCTTTGGATATTTCATCTTATTTCCGATTATATTAAAGTTTCTGGTTTCCTTGGCAGATGGGATATTTGAGGTCTTTTATACAACGGAAAAGTATTTTCAATTTTTGATACAAATGACACTTCCATTCGGTTTTCTTTTTGAAATACCTGTTGTCATTATGTTCTTAACGAGTCTTGGAATCATTACTCCTTACATTCTCAAGAAGTTTCGAAAATATGCTTATTTCTTTTTGATTGTCATATCGGTTCTTATCACACCGCCTGATTTTCTGTCAGATATTCTTGTCATCATCCCTTTAATTCTCTTATATGAATGCAGCATAACGTTTTCCAAAATTGTTTGGAAGCGAAGGGAGTCTAAGATAAGGGAAGCCGGAAATATTCAAGTATAG
- a CDS encoding bifunctional 2',3'-cyclic-nucleotide 2'-phosphodiesterase/3'-nucleotidase, with product MKKAFQQLGKKVLAATMAVSLLATPSMVNSVDAAPKGPKAGQHDVELRVMGTTDIHTHLYNYDYYKDAEVQDFGLAKTATLIKQARAEATNSMLFDNGDLIQGNPLGDYKAKVDVLQPGEVHPVFQAMGLLDYDAATLGNHEFNYGLDFLDTVLEGSPFPYVSANVFYDDGADNSEYYVKPYEIIKKKFTDNKGTNQVLRVGVTGVVTPQIMQWDKAHLEGKVVTKDIVKSVEAVIPQMEKAGADIIIVLAHSGIGDVEYVEMAENATYNLTQVEGVDAIITGHNHLKFPGDFRNLPGVDTEKGTINGVPVVMPGNWGNNLGIMDLTLSKVKGDWQVTNSATKLMNVLNVEADPAILEAVREAHEGTVNYVRTPVGTTTADIHSYFALVQDDPSIQIVTNAQKWYIEKQLAGTVDEGTPILSAGAPFKAGGRNGAEYYTYIPQGEIAIKNVADLYLYPNTVATVKVTGADVKEWLEMSAGQFKQIDPNNSSEQALINGDFPTYNYDVIDGVTYEIDVTEPAKYNKDGVVVNEGANRIKNLEYNGQPIDLNQEFIVVTNNYRASGNFPGVRNNRGVEMYPDENRQAIIDYILEQGEIDPSADGNWAFALINNSVNVTFDSSPNAVDALPENGTIQYEGASQNGFAKYKLTIPTAE from the coding sequence TTGAAAAAAGCTTTCCAACAACTAGGAAAAAAAGTGTTGGCTGCAACGATGGCAGTATCATTGCTTGCAACACCATCCATGGTCAACTCTGTAGATGCTGCACCAAAGGGGCCGAAAGCAGGACAACATGATGTGGAACTAAGAGTGATGGGAACAACAGATATCCACACACATTTATATAATTATGACTACTATAAGGATGCTGAAGTACAAGACTTTGGTCTTGCGAAGACAGCCACTCTTATAAAGCAGGCACGCGCAGAAGCAACAAACTCCATGCTTTTTGACAATGGGGACCTTATCCAAGGGAACCCTTTAGGTGACTACAAAGCAAAAGTAGACGTTTTACAACCGGGTGAGGTTCATCCAGTATTCCAAGCTATGGGATTATTAGATTATGATGCTGCGACTCTAGGAAACCATGAATTCAACTATGGATTGGATTTCCTTGACACGGTACTAGAAGGATCTCCATTCCCTTATGTTAGTGCCAATGTATTTTATGATGATGGTGCTGATAACAGTGAATATTATGTAAAACCTTATGAAATCATTAAGAAAAAATTCACGGATAATAAAGGAACAAATCAAGTTCTGCGTGTTGGGGTAACAGGTGTTGTAACTCCGCAAATCATGCAATGGGATAAAGCGCATCTTGAAGGAAAAGTTGTAACAAAGGATATCGTCAAATCTGTAGAAGCAGTCATTCCTCAAATGGAAAAAGCAGGGGCTGACATCATCATCGTCTTGGCACACTCCGGTATTGGTGATGTGGAATATGTGGAGATGGCTGAAAACGCCACATATAATCTCACACAGGTAGAGGGCGTTGATGCCATCATCACAGGTCACAATCACTTGAAATTCCCTGGGGATTTCAGAAACCTTCCAGGTGTAGATACAGAAAAAGGAACCATTAACGGTGTACCTGTAGTCATGCCTGGTAACTGGGGGAACAATTTAGGGATAATGGATTTAACACTTTCCAAAGTGAAAGGTGACTGGCAAGTGACAAATTCCGCAACCAAGCTGATGAATGTATTAAATGTAGAAGCAGATCCTGCTATCTTGGAAGCGGTAAGAGAAGCACATGAAGGAACAGTAAACTATGTTCGTACACCAGTTGGTACGACTACTGCCGATATCCACAGCTACTTTGCATTGGTCCAGGATGATCCATCCATTCAAATCGTAACGAATGCACAAAAGTGGTATATTGAAAAGCAACTTGCAGGAACAGTAGATGAAGGAACTCCGATTTTATCTGCCGGTGCACCATTTAAAGCTGGCGGTAGAAATGGAGCGGAATATTACACTTACATCCCACAAGGGGAAATTGCTATTAAGAACGTAGCAGATTTATATCTTTATCCAAACACTGTTGCTACTGTAAAAGTAACGGGCGCTGACGTAAAAGAGTGGCTGGAAATGTCTGCAGGACAATTCAAGCAGATCGATCCGAACAACAGCAGTGAGCAAGCATTGATCAACGGAGATTTCCCGACTTATAACTATGACGTCATCGATGGTGTTACGTATGAAATTGATGTAACAGAACCTGCGAAGTATAACAAAGACGGTGTGGTCGTGAACGAAGGGGCAAACCGCATCAAGAATCTGGAGTATAATGGACAGCCAATCGACTTGAATCAGGAGTTCATCGTGGTTACGAATAACTACCGTGCGAGCGGTAACTTCCCAGGTGTACGCAACAACAGAGGTGTGGAAATGTACCCAGATGAGAACCGTCAGGCTATCATCGACTACATCTTAGAACAAGGTGAGATTGATCCATCCGCAGACGGAAACTGGGCATTTGCTCTAATCAACAATTCCGTCAACGTAACATTCGACTCCTCACCAAACGCAGTCGATGCATTACCGGAAAATGGAACTATCCAATACGAAGGCGCTTCACAAAACGGCTTCGCTAAATACAAACTAACCATACCAACAGCAGAATGA
- a CDS encoding ATP-binding cassette domain-containing protein, translating to MIQVKQLTKRFGSRTLFQNLTFTLEKGEFAIISGKSGCGKTTLLNIIGGIEEADEGSVLVNDVEITKKFDKKIYYGKTVSFIFQNFALIENKTVKQNFEIIGKKNRSGISYDEALAKVGLPDKLNEKIYTLSGGEQQRIALARTYLKKADLILADEPTGSLDRENANRIMTILKDLNKDGKTIIIVTHDEMIKEQAPRLIEIR from the coding sequence ATGATTCAAGTAAAGCAACTGACAAAGAGATTTGGCAGCCGAACACTGTTCCAAAATTTAACCTTTACCTTGGAAAAAGGTGAATTTGCCATCATTTCGGGTAAAAGTGGGTGTGGAAAGACTACTCTATTAAACATCATCGGCGGAATAGAAGAAGCGGACGAAGGAAGCGTGTTGGTCAATGATGTGGAAATCACCAAGAAGTTTGATAAGAAAATCTATTACGGCAAAACGGTATCTTTCATTTTTCAGAATTTCGCCCTGATTGAGAATAAAACAGTCAAACAAAATTTCGAAATAATCGGTAAGAAAAATAGGTCGGGAATAAGCTATGATGAGGCGCTTGCTAAGGTCGGCCTACCAGATAAGTTAAACGAAAAAATATATACCCTCTCAGGTGGCGAGCAGCAGCGCATAGCCCTTGCCAGAACCTACTTGAAAAAGGCAGACCTTATTTTAGCTGATGAGCCAACAGGTTCTTTGGACAGGGAGAATGCGAACCGAATAATGACCATTTTGAAGGATTTAAACAAGGATGGAAAAACAATTATCATCGTGACACATGATGAGATGATAAAAGAACAAGCGCCGAGATTGATTGAGATACGATAG
- a CDS encoding amidase family protein: protein MKKHEYKSYDGLGLAELVQKKEVKPIELLEMAISEIETQNPQLNAVIHTMYEQARVASEKTNGQFAGVPILLKDIGQEVKGEPKTLGSRALEKYRAKTDSEYVKRLRKSGFLFLGQTNVPEFGLMAITEPVVYGPARNPWKLSHTPGGSSGGSAAAVASGMVPIAGANDGGGSIRIPAAYCGLFGLKPTRGRTPVGPQFGRFWQGAAVEHVVTKTVRDSAAVLDKLKGDEKGAAFSTSTYEGSYLEKLQHPLEKKLRIAFSTKSPIGTEVHSDCVEAVGKTLKYLEALGHTVEEVEAPVEGRKIANSYLSLYFGSKCHGFHA, encoded by the coding sequence TTGAAGAAGCATGAATACAAAAGCTATGACGGACTTGGACTGGCTGAATTGGTCCAAAAAAAGGAAGTCAAGCCAATTGAACTGTTGGAAATGGCCATCAGTGAAATTGAAACTCAAAACCCACAGTTGAATGCGGTGATCCATACGATGTATGAGCAGGCAAGAGTTGCCTCCGAAAAAACCAATGGACAGTTTGCAGGAGTTCCTATACTACTTAAGGATATAGGCCAGGAAGTAAAAGGGGAACCCAAAACATTAGGTTCTAGAGCTTTAGAAAAATATAGAGCAAAGACGGATTCAGAATATGTAAAAAGGTTAAGGAAAAGTGGATTCTTATTTCTAGGGCAAACGAATGTCCCAGAGTTCGGTTTAATGGCAATTACAGAACCTGTTGTTTATGGTCCTGCCAGGAACCCATGGAAACTGTCACATACTCCAGGTGGCTCAAGCGGTGGATCTGCAGCTGCCGTAGCTTCAGGAATGGTACCAATCGCAGGGGCAAATGATGGAGGTGGTTCCATCAGGATTCCTGCTGCCTATTGTGGCTTGTTCGGCTTAAAACCAACAAGAGGAAGAACTCCGGTCGGACCGCAATTTGGCCGCTTTTGGCAGGGAGCAGCGGTGGAACATGTGGTGACAAAGACTGTGCGCGATAGTGCAGCTGTCCTTGATAAATTGAAAGGAGATGAAAAGGGAGCTGCATTTTCAACTTCAACGTATGAAGGGAGTTATTTGGAGAAGCTGCAACATCCCCTGGAAAAGAAGCTGCGTATTGCTTTTTCTACGAAATCACCGATCGGAACGGAAGTCCATTCGGATTGTGTGGAGGCAGTCGGAAAAACGTTGAAATACCTGGAGGCATTGGGGCATACCGTCGAAGAGGTGGAAGCGCCTGTGGAGGGAAGGAAAATCGCCAACAGCTATCTATCCCTCTACTTTGGAAGTAAGTGCCATGGTTTCCATGCTTGA
- a CDS encoding alkaline phosphatase PhoX: MGYEVLKVDVNRRKFLTYVGSGMTALTFASTGLSALAPKVAAADKERDSLFGYENRASKISFKPIAPTREDQLVLPTGYTYDVVAAYGDVINKKGDTFGFNCDFTLYLPIQGSRRGLLLVNHEYTNPLFVEGPINGDYTPAQIEMLLYNQGLSIIEVYQDPVSKVWKMDTDSKFARRISGLAPFELTGPAKGTASVNGATVVQGTFANCSGGATLWNTVLSCEENWETTADKANLDTTHYGWVVEVDPFDKDDKYFKPRKHTALGRFHHENCAMGLSKDRRVVVYSGDDKAGACVYKYISKGKFNESKGKENSRLLEEGTLYAADMELGVWLALTIENVREAASGNQELLNKFKTQADVLVHAHEAAILLGATPTDRPEDVEISPIDNSIYIAHTNNTSKGNFHGHITRFFESKGDLGSLTFSYEIFAAGGTQSGFSAPDNLDFDRHGNLWTVTDISTSSLNRGTYEPFKNNGMFVIPTTGLEKGKAFQFASGPVESELTGPWFTPNEKNMFLSIQHPGEQTKDLSNPTSMWPHRKGDTMPRPSVVVIKGF, from the coding sequence ATGGGATATGAGGTGTTAAAAGTGGATGTGAATCGTAGAAAATTTTTGACTTATGTAGGTTCAGGGATGACGGCATTAACATTTGCTTCAACTGGTTTAAGTGCTTTGGCTCCAAAAGTTGCAGCTGCAGACAAGGAAAGGGACAGTCTATTTGGTTATGAAAACAGGGCTTCTAAAATCAGCTTTAAACCAATCGCACCAACAAGAGAAGATCAACTCGTACTGCCCACAGGATATACATATGATGTTGTTGCGGCATATGGTGATGTAATAAATAAAAAGGGAGATACCTTTGGATTTAATTGTGACTTCACCTTGTATCTGCCAATCCAGGGAAGCCGAAGGGGGCTCCTTCTTGTAAACCATGAATATACCAACCCATTGTTTGTGGAAGGGCCAATTAATGGGGACTATACACCAGCTCAAATTGAAATGCTGTTATATAATCAGGGGCTTTCTATTATTGAAGTTTACCAGGATCCTGTTTCAAAGGTTTGGAAGATGGACACAGATTCCAAGTTTGCCAGAAGGATTTCTGGACTAGCTCCTTTCGAGTTGACAGGACCTGCAAAAGGGACAGCTTCCGTCAATGGAGCAACAGTGGTTCAAGGAACATTTGCAAATTGTTCTGGAGGGGCAACCTTATGGAACACCGTTCTCTCTTGTGAAGAAAACTGGGAAACGACAGCAGATAAAGCCAACCTGGATACCACTCATTATGGATGGGTAGTGGAAGTGGACCCATTCGATAAGGATGATAAATACTTTAAGCCCCGAAAGCACACGGCATTGGGACGCTTTCATCATGAAAACTGCGCAATGGGTCTATCCAAAGACCGTAGGGTTGTGGTTTATTCTGGTGATGATAAAGCGGGAGCCTGTGTCTATAAATATATCAGTAAAGGTAAGTTTAATGAATCTAAAGGGAAAGAGAACTCCAGACTACTAGAAGAGGGTACGTTGTATGCAGCAGACATGGAACTTGGAGTATGGCTTGCCCTTACTATTGAAAATGTCCGTGAGGCAGCAAGCGGAAATCAAGAGCTGTTGAATAAATTTAAAACGCAGGCAGATGTTCTTGTTCATGCACATGAGGCAGCAATCCTGCTAGGAGCAACTCCAACAGACCGCCCTGAGGATGTGGAGATTAGCCCAATTGATAATTCTATCTATATCGCCCATACAAATAATACTAGCAAGGGGAATTTTCACGGTCATATTACGAGATTCTTCGAAAGCAAAGGTGATCTGGGGTCTTTGACATTCAGTTATGAAATCTTTGCAGCCGGAGGTACACAAAGCGGTTTCAGTGCACCTGATAATTTAGATTTTGATCGTCATGGCAATCTTTGGACAGTGACGGATATTTCCACTAGTAGCTTAAATAGAGGAACTTATGAGCCTTTCAAGAACAACGGAATGTTTGTTATACCGACTACAGGTCTAGAGAAGGGAAAAGCATTCCAGTTCGCTTCAGGTCCAGTGGAAAGTGAACTGACAGGACCGTGGTTTACTCCGAATGAGAAAAACATGTTCTTATCCATACAGCACCCAGGCGAACAGACGAAAGATCTTAGTAACCCTACAAGTATGTGGCCACACCGCAAAGGCGATACCATGCCAAGACCGTCAGTAGTGGTGATTAAAGGATTTTAA
- a CDS encoding twin-arginine translocase TatA/TatE family subunit, with protein MLSNIGIPGLILVLVIALIIFGPSKLPEIGRALGQTLREFKRSTNEIMSDETSKQEEQENKTVQKEVV; from the coding sequence ATGTTGTCTAACATTGGAATACCAGGCCTTATTCTGGTTTTAGTAATTGCGCTGATCATATTTGGTCCATCCAAACTACCTGAGATTGGTAGAGCACTCGGTCAGACACTCAGAGAGTTTAAGCGTTCCACAAATGAAATCATGTCAGATGAAACGAGTAAGCAAGAAGAGCAAGAAAATAAAACTGTTCAAAAAGAAGTAGTGTAA
- a CDS encoding VWA domain-containing protein, which translates to MNKNVTEIIFLLDRSGSMSGLERDTIGGFNSFLERQCQHAGETVVTTVLFDDEVEVLWNGVDAKSVNLTREDYYVRGSTSLLDAVGKTIIDVGSRLSKTPEALRPKNVIFVITTDGMENSSMEFSYSRVKELIRHQQEKYSWQFLFMGANIDVVKEADSLGINKEHAYQFEATEKGVEIMYDSVCEIISEKRVN; encoded by the coding sequence ATGAATAAAAACGTAACGGAGATAATTTTCCTATTGGACAGGAGCGGGTCGATGTCAGGCTTGGAAAGGGACACAATCGGAGGCTTTAACTCCTTTCTGGAGAGGCAATGCCAGCATGCAGGAGAAACGGTAGTCACCACGGTTCTGTTTGATGACGAGGTGGAAGTCTTGTGGAACGGAGTGGATGCGAAAAGCGTTAACTTAACGAGAGAGGACTATTATGTAAGGGGCTCCACCTCCCTTTTGGATGCGGTCGGAAAAACCATAATCGATGTAGGGAGCCGATTATCGAAGACACCTGAGGCTCTCAGACCGAAGAATGTGATTTTCGTCATCACAACAGACGGAATGGAAAACTCGAGTATGGAGTTTTCCTATTCAAGGGTAAAAGAACTGATCCGCCATCAACAGGAAAAATACAGCTGGCAGTTTCTTTTCATGGGAGCGAATATTGATGTGGTCAAAGAAGCAGATAGCTTGGGCATCAACAAAGAACATGCCTACCAATTTGAAGCAACCGAAAAAGGTGTTGAGATTATGTATGACTCCGTATGTGAAATAATTTCAGAGAAGCGCGTGAATTAA
- a CDS encoding sporulation protein: MIKKMMSYLNIGSPHVDLVLDFNELRPGEKVTGSFHVEGGWAKQHIKRLECDLVKEFQGDVIETVDAVTTILMSKSMDANDKTEYPFCYQLPKDIDPTTEYISYRLNTRLIFQDDIKKIDHDEIVVLEYKSMKA; this comes from the coding sequence ATGATAAAAAAAATGATGAGCTACTTAAATATAGGTTCTCCTCATGTAGATCTTGTTTTGGATTTTAATGAGTTAAGACCAGGGGAGAAAGTGACAGGCTCCTTTCATGTGGAAGGTGGATGGGCCAAGCAACATATTAAAAGGCTGGAATGCGATTTGGTAAAGGAGTTTCAAGGAGATGTGATAGAAACGGTCGATGCCGTCACAACCATCCTTATGTCCAAAAGCATGGATGCAAATGATAAAACAGAATACCCTTTTTGCTATCAACTTCCTAAAGATATTGATCCTACCACAGAATATATAAGCTACCGTTTAAATACAAGACTCATCTTTCAGGATGACATAAAAAAAATCGACCATGACGAAATCGTCGTACTCGAATATAAATCAATGAAGGCCTGA
- a CDS encoding amidase family protein — protein MEVSAMVSMLEEILGRKATLNDVEPATWLLALIGKSMTAQEFVLSLREWDIAAYAMEEFHETYDLYVTPTTASPPARIGDHKLKPLESIALQVTGKLGSATLLKKMGIVEQLVQESLKRVPFTQLANLTGQPAISVPLHLTNDGLPIGVQFMAARGREDLLLQMAGQLEESDLWLENEALKMVSVQ, from the coding sequence TTGGAAGTAAGTGCCATGGTTTCCATGCTTGAGGAGATACTTGGCAGGAAAGCAACATTGAATGATGTGGAGCCGGCGACCTGGCTGCTTGCCCTAATCGGAAAATCGATGACCGCCCAGGAATTTGTTCTAAGTTTACGGGAGTGGGACATAGCTGCTTATGCGATGGAAGAATTTCACGAAACCTATGATTTATATGTCACACCAACTACCGCTTCCCCTCCAGCAAGAATAGGAGACCATAAGTTAAAGCCGTTAGAAAGTATTGCTCTGCAAGTAACAGGCAAGCTAGGGTCAGCCACACTCCTAAAGAAAATGGGGATTGTGGAGCAGCTAGTGCAAGAAAGCCTGAAAAGGGTGCCGTTTACACAGCTTGCTAATCTAACTGGTCAGCCTGCCATTTCGGTACCGCTGCATTTAACTAATGATGGTCTTCCTATTGGGGTTCAGTTTATGGCAGCAAGAGGGAGAGAAGACTTGTTGCTACAGATGGCAGGACAGTTGGAGGAATCAGATTTATGGCTAGAGAACGAAGCGTTGAAAATGGTGAGTGTACAGTAG
- a CDS encoding DUF1430 domain-containing protein, producing the protein MKKIKYLMAFFFLSIASIFVGEFYIYYLDNFEEDFYHTEFYKPFDSSNEEMTEALLDAAEDNEIILFTLERNVISTIKSDMIIYGEESAKEELESRGIQFRNNQSLLLGDMNVSYRDFSSFEHKESGHGYYLAGGEENIVLFKQQLVDQYGGGFPRMGATSDAKGIVFVFFSVCLLLILFLSYYEIQLLKKEFSVRVLMGADATRMIFRQVGADAIVFTLLYFISFMLTSELHHSLFHWNVQLTGLCLFLVLNSLLYIILRKGNFRKTLSSAGGKSVLALNYGLKVVMSVLCILSITAMATFIDQGLNYYKQKDIISTFENYSYVQLNYRDVTKFEESAAIREKFHQTFEEKSADMTNLQGSVVGQTDFNYPVIRMNEGALKQLPEAFIGKLEKDFVHLLIPGDLKDRNVPIDGIKGVYSLYEPSHPPFKITYYEEDLEVLSAKDMFYPFKTRLETNPIMLVNSATSGEDVNNEYAQIRTYIAYDVMYDITDEEYQRFLADNEWKDELEVKTNVKDLYEYNWKIIQRGMYISFILLGLVLAMNLFIVATILRVEYTFNAKELLLMKILGRSLFERNRKIILLSIGASVISALIAIVISFFINTPFTGYLIMGSVLILLLDCLILYLNITRLDQKSLVKVLKGGIV; encoded by the coding sequence ATGAAAAAAATAAAATATTTGATGGCGTTTTTCTTTTTATCCATTGCCAGCATTTTTGTCGGTGAATTCTATATTTACTATTTAGATAACTTTGAAGAGGATTTCTACCATACTGAATTCTACAAGCCTTTTGATAGTAGCAATGAGGAGATGACAGAAGCACTCCTTGATGCTGCAGAAGACAATGAGATCATTCTTTTTACATTGGAAAGGAATGTCATCTCGACGATAAAGAGCGATATGATCATTTATGGGGAGGAGTCAGCCAAAGAGGAGCTCGAAAGCCGGGGAATTCAGTTCAGGAATAATCAAAGCCTTCTCTTAGGGGACATGAACGTCAGCTACCGAGACTTCTCCTCTTTTGAGCACAAGGAAAGTGGGCATGGCTATTATCTAGCAGGGGGCGAAGAGAATATTGTCCTTTTCAAGCAGCAACTTGTCGATCAATACGGCGGTGGATTTCCGAGGATGGGGGCCACATCCGATGCAAAAGGAATCGTATTTGTTTTCTTTAGCGTCTGCCTTCTCCTGATTCTGTTCTTAAGCTACTATGAGATTCAATTATTGAAAAAAGAGTTCTCCGTCCGTGTGCTCATGGGAGCCGATGCAACAAGGATGATATTCAGGCAGGTTGGGGCGGATGCTATTGTCTTTACGTTACTCTACTTCATCAGTTTCATGCTGACGAGCGAGCTTCATCACTCTTTATTTCATTGGAATGTCCAATTGACAGGTTTGTGTCTTTTCTTGGTGTTGAACAGTTTATTATATATAATCCTGCGGAAGGGAAACTTCAGGAAGACACTATCATCTGCAGGTGGAAAAAGTGTACTCGCGCTCAATTATGGATTAAAGGTTGTCATGAGTGTCCTGTGCATCTTGTCCATTACAGCCATGGCTACATTCATTGACCAGGGGCTTAATTATTACAAGCAAAAAGACATAATTTCCACTTTTGAAAATTACTCCTACGTTCAATTGAATTACCGGGATGTGACCAAATTTGAGGAAAGTGCTGCAATCAGGGAGAAATTTCATCAGACATTTGAAGAGAAGTCTGCAGATATGACAAATCTTCAAGGATCGGTGGTCGGGCAGACGGACTTCAACTATCCCGTCATCCGTATGAATGAAGGCGCCCTTAAGCAGCTACCTGAAGCTTTTATCGGGAAATTGGAGAAGGATTTCGTACACTTGTTGATTCCTGGTGATTTAAAGGACAGGAACGTTCCGATTGACGGGATAAAAGGTGTGTACAGTTTGTACGAACCATCCCATCCGCCTTTTAAAATAACATACTATGAGGAAGATTTAGAGGTTCTTAGTGCAAAGGATATGTTTTATCCTTTCAAAACAAGGCTGGAAACTAACCCGATTATGCTAGTAAACAGTGCTACATCCGGAGAGGATGTTAATAATGAATACGCGCAAATCAGGACATATATTGCCTATGACGTCATGTATGATATCACAGACGAGGAGTACCAAAGATTCCTTGCTGACAATGAGTGGAAAGACGAGCTTGAAGTAAAGACCAATGTTAAGGATCTGTATGAGTACAATTGGAAGATCATTCAACGCGGCATGTATATATCATTCATTCTTCTTGGACTGGTACTTGCGATGAATCTATTTATCGTGGCAACCATTCTCCGGGTCGAATACACATTTAACGCGAAAGAGTTACTGTTAATGAAAATACTCGGCAGATCCCTATTTGAACGTAACAGAAAGATCATCCTTCTATCCATAGGGGCAAGCGTCATCAGTGCATTAATAGCGATTGTCATCAGCTTTTTTATTAATACTCCTTTTACAGGCTACTTGATTATGGGCAGTGTTCTTATTTTACTTCTGGATTGCCTGATATTGTACCTCAATATCACCCGACTGGACCAAAAGAGCCTTGTAAAAGTTTTGAAAGGTGGGATTGTATGA